In the genome of Campylobacter concisus, the window CGGCCGTTAAAGTCAAACTCAAATCCTCTAGAGCGCGCCTCGCCCACTGGCGTACTCACGCCACTTACGGTTCGCATGATGTTTTTCTTATTGATATTAAAAACCGCCGCACTAGCCGTTATGCTATCGTTTTGGAATTTAGATCCAAACTCTATACTTTTGCCCTCTTCAGGCTTTATATCGCCGATATCGCCTTTCATAGCCATTTGCGGATTGAAACTTTGTGCATAGTTGGTATAGACCGACCACTGAGGCGTTAGTAGATATAAAAGCCCAGTTTGCCACGTAAATTTGCCATCTTGCTGATCTGTGCTATTTGGTCCGCTAGTTGTGCCTCGAGCTACCTGATCGTAGTATTCATACCTAGTTCCTAAAGAGTAGATCAAGTTTTCAGTTAAATTTATGCTATCTTGTGCGTAAAATCCGATAGTTTTTAGCTTTTGATACTGAATGCCGGAGGCTCGGTCGGACGGATAGGCGACCGTGCCGTAGACTGGACTGTAGATATTTATCGGGAAATTTTTGTGCGTCGTGCCTGAGTTGAAGCTGTTTAGCGCGCCGGGTCTATAGCGGTAGTACTCCTTTGCGTCGATGCCAAAGAGTAAGTTATGCTCTATCTCGCCAGTTTTAACGTAGCCGTTTAAATTTAATGATCCAGCATGCGTGCGGTGGATAAATCCGTCATACGCCTCGTTTCGTCTAGCCGCAACGCCCGTGTTTAAATTTACATTCATTAGCCTTATGTGGCCGTACTCGTGCTTTGAGCGGGAAAACGCGTAAGCGCCGCGCAGTAGCCAGTCTTCGCCGATATTTTTTTCAAAATTTACGTCCACGGTGTCAAGCTTTGTTTTTAGCTTATTAAATGGCTCGTCAAGGCGTCTTTTCTTATCTATCGGCAGTAGCTTGCCAGTGCTTGGAATGAGATACATACCTCGGTCGATCGGATCGGTCGAGCGTGTGTGCACATAAGCCAAATTTATGCGGTAATCATCGGCTTTATACGAAAGTGAGGGTGCAAAGAGAACATTTTTATATTCGCCAAACTCTCTCCAGTAGTCCTTTTACATAGTATCAAATATAAATCTATACGCAAACCCGCTCTCCGCAATAGGTCCTGTGGTGTCAAAGCCTGTATTCCAGTAGTTGCGGTTGCCGATGCCCGCCCAAATTTCGTTTGAGAAGTCGTATTTTGGCTTTTTGGTGACCATATTTATGATGCCGCCAGGTTCTTGCGCGCCGTAGAGCAAGCTAGCCGGGCCTTTTAGTACCTCGACGCTTTCTACGGTTTTGTTAAAGCTATGCATGACGCTAGCAGGCACCCCGTTTCGCATGATCGAGCCGTCGCGTCCACCGCCAAATCCCCTTTTTATGATCGAGTCAAAGATGCCGCCCGTGGTGTTGCCGTAGCTAACGCCACTCACGTTTTGAAGGCTCTCAGCTAGGGTCTCTGGCTTTTTATCCTTTAGCTGCTGCTGGGTTACAACGTTTACCGTCTGCGGGATCTCAAGAATTGGCGTATTTGTCTTGCCCACCTCACTCGTTGTGGCTCTGTAACCATCGTCTGCGCTATCTTCTACACTGATCCCATCCAAGCTTACATCAGTAGCATTTAAAGCAGAAATAGCAAAACAAAGCACCGCACTAATGCGAAATTTATTCATTTATCATCCCTTAAAGAAAATTTAATATTATAAAAATAGTTATCATTATATAAAAATATATTTTAAATTTTTATGAAAAAAATTTACGAAAAATTTATATTTTAATAACATTACAAATAAAACATTTGTAAAAATTAAACATGGATCAGAAAATAGTTTTTTACTATTCTTTCATAGCCAGTGATAAAGCTTTTATTAAAACATTTTTGCAACATTTCTGATATAATCCCCACATGAAGTACGCACATTTAGTTCAAATAGCAAGTTATTTATCAA includes:
- a CDS encoding TonB-dependent siderophore receptor, whose protein sequence is MNKFRISAVLCFAISALNATDVSLDGISVEDSADDGYRATTSEVGKTNTPILEIPQTVNVVTQQQLKDKKPETLAESLQNVSGVSYGNTTGGIFDSIIKRGFGGGRDGSIMRNGVPASVMHSFNKTVESVEVLKGPASLLYGAQEPGGIINMVTKKPKYDFSNEIWAGIGNRNYWNTGFDTTGPIAESGFAYRFIFDTM